A genomic window from Peromyscus maniculatus bairdii isolate BWxNUB_F1_BW_parent chromosome 1, HU_Pman_BW_mat_3.1, whole genome shotgun sequence includes:
- the LOC102927478 gene encoding olfactory receptor OR51C1-like isoform X2, translating to MPPFNQSTAQPTVFFLTGIPGLETSQAWISIPFCCLYAIAISGNSMILFVIITESSLHEPMYYFLSMLSFTDLGLCLSTLVTVLGIFWFNVREISFDACIGQMFFIHGFTFMESSVLLVMSFDRFIAIWNPLRYAVILTNSRIIAVGFAIVIRGTTALVPLLLLLKRLSFCRSHVLHHSYCFYTDVMKLSCSDTKVNSAFGLTLVICYAGLDSVLILLSYVLIIHSVLCIASKEERKKAFGTCVSHLSAVAIFYIPMISVSLVHRFARNAPPFVHALIANVYLLIPPVMNPIIYSVKTKQIRKAMLKVFFIKSS from the coding sequence ATGCCACCCTTCAACCAGAGCACTGCCCAGCCGACTGTCTTCTTCCTCACTGGCATTCCTGGGCTTGAGACCTCTCAAGCTTGGATCTCCATCCCTTTCTGCTGTCTATATGCCATCGCCATCTCTGGGAACAGCATGATCCTCTTTGTCATCATCACCGAGTCAAGCCTCCATGAACCCATGTACTATTTCCTGTCCATGCTGTCTTTCACAGACCTGGGTCTGTGCCTTTCCACGTTGGTAACTGTGTTGGGCATTTTCTGGTTCAATGTTCGAGAAATTAGCTTTGATGCCTGCATCGGCCAGATGTTCTTTATCCATGGCTTTACATTCATGGAGTCCTCAGTCCTTCTGGTGATGTCCTTTGACCGCTTCATTGCCATCTGGAACCCCCTGAGATATGCTGTGATCTTAACCAATTCACGGATCATTGCGGTGGGTTTTGCAATTGTAATTAGGGGAACCACAGCTCTTGTTCCTTTACTCCTGCTCCTCAAGCGTCTGTCTTTTTGTCGTAGTCACGTGCTCCATCATTCCTATTGCTTCTATACTGACGTGATGAAGCTTTCATGCTCAGACACCAAGGTCAACAGTGCCTTTGGTCTGACCCTTGTCATCTGCTATGCAGGCTTGGACTCTGTCTTGATCCTTCTCTCTTATGTTCTGATCATCCACTCTGTGCTCTGTATCGCATCCAAGGAGGAGCGGAAAAAGGCATTTGGCACCTGTGTCTCCCATCTCAGTGCTGTTGCCATCTTCTACATTCCTATGATCAGCGTGTCATTGGTGCATAGGTTTGCGAGGAATGCTCCTCCGTTTGTGCACGCTCTAATTGCCAATGTTTACCTGCTCATCCCTCCTGTAATGAATCCCATAATCTATAGTGTGAAGACCAAACAAATTCGTAAGGCCATGCTTAAAGTATTCTTCATCAAGTCATCTTAG
- the LOC102927478 gene encoding olfactory receptor OR51C1-like isoform X1 has translation MPPFNQSTAQPTVFFLTGIPGLETSQAWISIPFCCLYAIAISGNSMILFVIITESSLHEPMYYFLSMLSFTDLGLCLSTLVTVLGIFWFNVREISFDACIGQMFFIHGFTFMESSVLLVMSFDRFIAIWNPLRYAVILTNSRIIAVGFAIVIRGTTALVPLLLLLKRLSFCRSHVLHHSYCFYTDVMKLSCSDTKVNSAFGLTLVICYAGLDSVLILLSYVLIIHSVLCIASKEERKKAFGTCVSHLSAVAIFYIPMISVSLVHRFARNAPPFVHALIANVYLLIPPVMNPIIYSVKTKQIRKAMLKMLLCKRVN, from the exons ATGCCACCCTTCAACCAGAGCACTGCCCAGCCGACTGTCTTCTTCCTCACTGGCATTCCTGGGCTTGAGACCTCTCAAGCTTGGATCTCCATCCCTTTCTGCTGTCTATATGCCATCGCCATCTCTGGGAACAGCATGATCCTCTTTGTCATCATCACCGAGTCAAGCCTCCATGAACCCATGTACTATTTCCTGTCCATGCTGTCTTTCACAGACCTGGGTCTGTGCCTTTCCACGTTGGTAACTGTGTTGGGCATTTTCTGGTTCAATGTTCGAGAAATTAGCTTTGATGCCTGCATCGGCCAGATGTTCTTTATCCATGGCTTTACATTCATGGAGTCCTCAGTCCTTCTGGTGATGTCCTTTGACCGCTTCATTGCCATCTGGAACCCCCTGAGATATGCTGTGATCTTAACCAATTCACGGATCATTGCGGTGGGTTTTGCAATTGTAATTAGGGGAACCACAGCTCTTGTTCCTTTACTCCTGCTCCTCAAGCGTCTGTCTTTTTGTCGTAGTCACGTGCTCCATCATTCCTATTGCTTCTATACTGACGTGATGAAGCTTTCATGCTCAGACACCAAGGTCAACAGTGCCTTTGGTCTGACCCTTGTCATCTGCTATGCAGGCTTGGACTCTGTCTTGATCCTTCTCTCTTATGTTCTGATCATCCACTCTGTGCTCTGTATCGCATCCAAGGAGGAGCGGAAAAAGGCATTTGGCACCTGTGTCTCCCATCTCAGTGCTGTTGCCATCTTCTACATTCCTATGATCAGCGTGTCATTGGTGCATAGGTTTGCGAGGAATGCTCCTCCGTTTGTGCACGCTCTAATTGCCAATGTTTACCTGCTCATCCCTCCTGTAATGAATCCCATAATCTATAGTGTGAAGACCAAACAAATTCGTAAGGCCATGCTTAAA ATGTTGCTATGCAAGCGTGTTAACTGA